The Phlebotomus papatasi isolate M1 chromosome 3, Ppap_2.1, whole genome shotgun sequence genomic sequence GAATTGAATGTCGTGAGATTCTCTGTTCAACAATGAGAGACTTTGCGATAAAATTCTTAAGATGCCACTTCAAGATGCTGCAATTGAGGTGTTTTCTATATCACATCCAATCCAAAATTATATGCACCGTCAGAATGACCCAATTTCTGATCACACCGATCACACTGTAATACAATGTAGGTGTTAAGTAGGTCGCTGAAGCACAAAAATCACCAAAGCGATCACTATCGATCACCATGCAAATTTTTCCTCACATCCACCTCATGATTGCATGTGATCATAATAAAATCACCTATTTCTCATACTACTAACGGTTACTTTTGAATATCTTACCTGCCTTACCTGGTGAGTTGAGATCACAACCATTTACCTGCTGACTTGGCCGTCTTCAGCAAATTTTGAAGCTCTCCATGACAGCTCGAAGATCACCAAGTTTAACCACACTCTTCTCATTGTAGATGTAGATCAATCTGGaaaacaaaatcaaataatGAACCCCAATTTACCTTTGCAGATACCTCATAAATCTCTCCCATCATGTCTTTGAGTGATCCGGGAATAGTATGCTTCCAGCATTGTGGTCCAAAGGTCTTTTGTGTTCGTTTGCCTGAAAAGTGTCCATCATGTACTCGTGATCTTTTGGAGGCATCTTTCAAACTTATGCCATTCCGACTGCCCTTTCCATTTGTCAGGGCATCTCAGTATCCAGGAGCAGTTGTCCTGAGACCTACAACAGGAGACTTCCTCAAGTAAGTccatttctaatatttttaaaatcgaGACACAGAATAGTTTTACTATCAAAGAACGTTTTACTTTTCAGTGAGTACTTCAATAGCAAGGATCTTCATATCGGAGTTACCACATCTACAGGAGCTATTGTGGAATTCGATAGGGATGGACTGAGAAGACATACAGAGAAGGGGAGTAAGATCTCATGGAGTCAGAGTCTGCTTGTGGAGCAAATTCCTGAAGCTTGGATTGATCATTGGGATACAGTTCTACTCCAAGTAAGTTGCACatgaattttgtaaataataaacaagttaaaaaatgaagtaggatttcaaaaattcactaaatttaattaatttgataatttaattaatgttaGTTAATTTAGGAATTCTAgggataataaaatttcaaaataagattgagattatttatttgttttgtttagtATTAAAATATCACTTTGCAAGTGTTTTAATCAAAAGTTCTACTCCTCATCGTTAGTAATATTATTACTTAGAAAATCAAatccattatttttaatttttttttatagaaaatattgattttaatttatcttACTTTAGATGCCCTTAACTTAGTTGATCTGCAttcttaataataatatgaCATTATTATATAATgcttctaattaaaaatttatacctATTCAAGTAACATTCTACTTCATAAATGTTAGATCTGTTAACTTGAACCTGttcctaaataaaattaattcgttGCTAAGTTTTATCCAGTGTTCATCTGTTAGCAGATCTGTCTTCCTAACGATGATAAATCGACTTCTCAGAATatataagtcgattttttgaaaaattcgttttttttctttggcaCCCTCTAGTTATTTACCTTCTCCGTAAATATAGTATGTGAAATCTTAGCTTAAAATCGCTTTTCTGTAAAGTTGACCATACGCgacttattcattttatattctgagccatTGAAATGCTTTTCCTTCCTTTTTGGTTTTTAAacattctacactgagaaattttttcgtcataactttaacaatttttaggagtaaaaatatatcaacatt encodes the following:
- the LOC129805723 gene encoding MKRN2 opposite strand protein, whose amino-acid sequence is MSLSDPGIVCFQHCGPKVFCVRLPEKCPSCTRDLLEASFKLMPFRLPFPFVRASQYPGAVVLRPTTGDFLNEYFNSKDLHIGVTTSTGAIVEFDRDGLRRHTEKGSKISWSQSLLVEQIPEAWIDHWDTVLLQTCKKPMWSSEEYREDTNNCYTFVLTFLEALAYGDLSKAAQNRTLFCEKYIVPRTTAAGKYISLYRKIRDHGLYIHSTPTNGISTNGSHGMEKPPTNTFGIGGKLCSIRE